Part of the Anabaena sphaerica FACHB-251 genome, GCTCAACGCTGGACAATGCAAACCCTGAAAAGTAAAGATTTATTATCTTATCAAGGGTTTGTGTTGATTGATAATCAAGGAACTACATCTGGGTTACTACCAGCAGTACAACAGGCAGGAGTTCCCCTAGTAGTCCTAGTTGATCATCATAGTGTGCAGGGAGAACTAAAAGCCGAGTTTGTCGATGTTCGTCCTTATGTGCGAGCAACTGCGACAATCTTTACTCAGTATTTACAAGCGGGGTTATTAACATTAGATAGTAGTATTAGCCAGCACATTAAATGTGCAACTGCTTTAATGCACGGTTTGCGCTCTGACACCAATCGGTTGATGCAAGCGCAGGAAGAAGATTTTATGGCAGCTGCATATCTGAGCAAATTTTATGATGCTCAGTTGCTGAATGCCATTCTACAGGCAAATCGTTCTAAGCGGGTAATGGATGTGATCGAGCGATCGCTCAAAAATCGCATTGTCCAAAATAACTTTTCCATAGCTGGTGTTGGTTATTTACGCTATGACGACAGAGATGCTATACCCCAAGCCGCTGATTTTCTTGTCACAGAAGAAAATGTGCATACTGCTGTAGTGTATGGCATAGTTCACGATGAAGATGACGAACTAGAAGTAGTCATAGGTTCCCTGAGAACCACAAAACTAACCCTCGATCCTGACGAATTTATCAAGGAAGCCTTTGGACAAGATAGCACAGGGCGGTTTTTTGGTGGTGGACGCACTGGAGCCGGTGGCTTTGAGATTCCGATGGGGTTCTTATCTGGCGGTAACGAAAATTCTGTTTATGCGAAAATCAAATGGGAAGTTTTTGATTCTCAAATTAAGCAGAAATTATTGAAGTTGGTAAATCCTAAAGATAACCCGATTTAGTCTTAGGTCAACTTTTTGGGAAAAAATCATCTTATTCCCCATCCGTTCGTAGGTTGGGGATGGATATTTTCATGCTTGGTAAATAAACACCTTTTTGCAAAATACAAATCTCATCTTATTGACGTTGTATAGAATAACATATCAAGAATAATCGACCGCAGATAAACACAGATAAAGTCGGATAATTCAATTGATGTCATCATTTATTTGTCTATGCTTTTTGGAACTATAACAACAAAAAAAGAAAAAACCGCGAACCAGGTGGTTTCACGGCTTTCAGTATGGTGTGAGGAGCTTAACTAATTTCATCATAGACCCACCACTCAGGAATGAGGCACTCGTATCAATTTTGGTAACGAGATTTTTTGAGGATGAGGTTAGGATGAGGATAGTTGTCAGCACTTTGGCACAAACAACAAGATCCTCGATTTCTCTGGGAAGTCGAAGATCTAAACATGAGCGATTTTCACAAATAAAAACCGTGGAGATTTCAATCAATCCACGGCGGTTAGTGTGGTGTGAGGAGACTTAACCTATAACATCATAAGCCATTTCACTATGGGCTACTCAAACACCACAAAATTTGTTACATGATTATTGTTTGATGACATATAGCAGGAGTCAGGAGTCAGGAGTAAAACCCTTTTGTAGTGGGAGTTTTATTATCAATTGATGTCCTAACCACCCTGTCCATGGCTATCAATACATTTGTCATTTTTGTCTTCTCAAAAGTTTACCGAAGAAAGGCAGAGGGCAGGAAGCAGAAGGTTTTAGAAAATAATTCTTCCCTCTGCCAAAAGGGTTTAAAGCCCCTAAATTTATTTATGGGGATTACCTCCTGCCTCCTTAAACCAAAGCACCACCACAGCTAGAACCACAGCCAGCAGTACAACCATAGCAATAGTCAGAAGTTTGCACTTCACTAATCAAATCTAAACTACCAGCTTTTAACAATGTGCTAATTGTTAAGGTTTTCCCATTCTTGGTTTTTGCAGGTAAATTCATCATTTGGTTAAAGTCGCAATCATAAAGATTGCCCAAATAATCAACTGAAATTTCATCACGACACATGAGATTTTCAACTGTATCGGGGTTAAACTGCGATTCTAAAAACTGCAAATAGCTAGAATAAAGCTTTTTCCGTTCTAAATGTAACTTGGTTCTGCCGACGGGTAGATTAGTGATAGTGAAGAGGTTGTTAAAGACAATATCAAAATGTTCTTGCAAGAACGTTTTATAAGCAATTTCTAGATTTGTTTGTTCTGGAGTTAAGGAAAATTTATCATCCTTTGGTAATTGGGGATTGTACACCAAATCTAAAATTAAGTTTGGGTCTTTTCCATAACCAAGTTTGTTCAGCCATTGCAAAGCTTTAATAGAATCATCAAAAACACCATTACCCCGCATTTTATCTACATTATCTGCTAAATAACAGGGTAGAGAAGCTACTACTCTGACTTGATTTTTAGCAAAAAATTCTGGTAAATATCCAAAACTTTCAACAAAAAAAATTGTCAAATTGGATCTAACAATGACTTGTTTACCTGCTAACCTTGCAGCTTCTACTAATGGCTTAAAACCATAATTCATTTCTGGAGCGCCACCAGTTAAATCAACGATTTTAATTTCTGGAAATTTAAACAGAAAATCAATTAACTCTAAACAAATTTCTAAAGAAAGTTCCTCTGTTCTTTGCGGTCCAGCTTCGACATGACAATGATTACAAGCGAGATTACAGCGTTTCCCTAGATTGATTTGTAAAACATTGATTTCTTTTTTTGTTAAAGGTGAACTAATTTTTTCTAAAAAAGGTGTAATTTCTGTTTGTATCATCATTTATACCTGACGAAAATTGAGCATTGATTTGAGAGTTCAAAAAAATCAAAAAATTAACAGCACCCACCACCATCATAGTGCCAAGTGGAATCTGTTACCATGATTTCCGTTGGTTTTAAAGAAGCTAATTTAGCAGCAGTTTTATCACAAACAGCCGCAGGAATACCACGTTGTAAAATATGTCCAGCAGCGTCATCAAAAAAAGTTTCTGTACCTGCATAAATTGCTGTTTTACCTGTAAAGATACAAGCGCCATCTTCAGGAATTTGCACTTTAAAAGCAACGGAATCAAGACTTTCAAGCAGGAGATTTTTTTGGAGGTTATAAGTTTGTTTATCTAATAATCTATAAGGACGACGGGCGCGAATTTCAATTTGTCCAAACCCCGCATTGATAATTAGTTCGGTATACTCTTGATAGGTGAGAGCGCCAGATAAACACATAGCCCGTAGTTGTTCATCTTGTTGTAAATGTGGAGGAATAGGACTAGTAGCAATGGGGTCACTCATTTGCAATCTTCCACCTGGTTTTAATACCCGATATGCTGCTTTTAGGGCGCGAGTTAAATCTGCTGGCTCAAAGATGTTGAAAAGACAATTTTGGGCGACTACATCTACAGAGGCATCGGCAACGGGTAAGTTAAAGGCATCCCCTGAACGAATTTCCACAAAACTAGTATCAAACCAAGGATTTTCTTGAGCAGCAATTTCTAAGTTACGTCTAGCGGCTTCGCGCATGGCTTCCACTGGTTCAACAGCAATTACCGCACCGGGACGACGGGAAAAATAAGCAAATTGTAGTGCTTCTAAACCACCGCCAACACCAACATACAGGACTGTGGGTTGATTTGCTAGTTCAGTGGTGTGAACAGTAGTACCACAACCATAATTCATTTCCTGCATGACTAAAGGTATTTTTAATCCTGGTAGTTGCAGGGGTGTACTTTGGACACAACACAGTCCTACTTCTGGTGTTTGGGCAACTTCGCTGTAAAATTGTGCTGCGGTTTCTAAATAAGTCATTGGTGTTGTCTGAAGTTAACTTTGTATATATTTAGGACTTACGCAAGATTGAACTCAAAACCTGATTCTTGCGTAGGGGTAATTCATGAATTACCCCTACTTCCGTTCTGTTTTGCGTAAGTCCTGATATTAATTCTGAATGTTAATATATCAGAGATTGAATTTAATGAGTTTTTGCTGAGATTTCATTAATTCAATCGCGTAATACGTAGCCGACACCACGCACAGTTTGCAGCAGTCGCTTTTCGTTGTTGGCTTCGAGTTTGAGGCGTAAGTAGCGAATGTAAACTTCAATGATGTTAGAATCACCCATGAAGTCATAACCCCAGACTTCTTCTAAAATGCGATCGCGTGTAATTACCTGTCGCGGATGGGTGAGTAAATAATCTAGTAAATCAAATTCTTTAGCAGTTAACTCTATTAATCGCTGGCCTCGGTAAACTTCCCTGGTAAGGCGATTTAAACTCAGGTCTTCAAATGTTAAGATATCTGCGCTGTCTGTTTCTTTACTTCTACGGAGATGGGCGCGGACTCTGGCTAATAATTCTTCGACACTGAATGGTTTGACTACGTAATCATCAGCACCAGCATCTAAACCAGCCACGCGATCGCTGACTTCATCTTTAGCGGTTAATAAAATTATCGGCACTTTATCACCGGTACTCCGCAAGCGACGGCAAATTTCTAACCCTGACACACCAGGTAGCATCCAATCTAAAATGATTAAATCTAGATTTAACTCCCGTGCTGCTGTCAGTGCTGTTAATCCATCATAGGCCACGCTGACTTGATAGCCTTCATAATTCAATTCTAATTCTATAAATCGAGCCAGTTTGACCTCATCTTCTACCAGTAAGATGTGCGTCATAAGAATATTTGGGATTTTCGCAGAGGACAGTTAATATTATTACGTAGTATACCAAGTAATAGACATCTAAAATTAGATGTACGTTAGCTTAGTATAAAGCCAAATAAATAACAAGCGTAAACCCAAATTTGCTTTTAATTCCTTAATTATGGAGTCAGCTGTTAATCTGTAAGCACAGAGAAACTTAATTTACACCTTGATAGGTAATGGTGCGGCAGGTAAACTAATTGTAAAGATACTTCCTTCACCCAAACGTGAGCGCACACTCACCTTACCACCCATACTTTCTACAAAAGTCTTAACAATCGACAATCCCAAACCAGAACCCCCGGTAGTAGAAGTACGCGCTTCATCTACACGGTAAAATCGTTCAAAAATCCGTGATTGATGTTGTAAAGGAATACCAAAACCGTGATCACAAACTTGAATAATTACCTCTTCACTTTGTAAATTGAGCTTAATAATTACAGGTGTATCTGCTGCCGAATACTTAACAGCATTGTCAATCAAATTGATTAAGACTTGTTTTAAGCGATTATAGTCTATAATTGCCTCAATTTCCCGATTAATTGACTCAATTTTGATAACCCTGCCGCTATACTTCTCTGCCATACTCACAACTTCTGCAACTAAATCATTGAGTAAACAGAGTTCCTTTCTTAAATGCAAATAACCACTATCAGCCCTAGCTAAATCCAGTAAATCTTGTAAAAGTCTAATAGTGCGTTCCGTTTCTAGGGATGCGGTTTCTAAAGCTTCTAGTTGGTGAGGATTTAAATTATTTTGTCGTCTTAAAACACTTTGTAAATAACCATTAACAATAGTTAATGGCGTGCGTAACTCATGGGAAACATTACTTACAAATTGTCGTTCTTGCTCCCAAGATTGGGCAAGACGAGATAACATCATGTTAAAAGTATTTGCTAATTCTTTAACTTCAGTGGGGGCATTTTTTAGATATAATTGTGCTTGCCCTAAATCTGATAGAGAAATCACAGCAGTCATTTGATTTAACTGCCGTAAAGGTTGGAGAGAATGCTGAATATAAAAGGCGATCACCACACAAATTACTATAATCACTAAAATACTAGCAATAGCCAAACTTCTCACCATTGCCATAAACATAATCTGTTCGCTAGTCACATCCTGCACCACAAATAACTTACCTAAAACCTTACCGTTTCCTGGCAAAGTACCACTACACAAAATAAAATAACGTTGACTAACTTTTCCTAATTCTGGTTTAACCAACATCTCAGTTAAAGACATTAGCTGAGAGGCTGTTTCATCTGATAACAGATGCCAATTATTAGATTTAGCAATAATTTTATGATCAGCACCTTTCACCCATAAAAACGTATCTTTAGATGTCAAATTATTAATTGCCTTTTGTAAACTAGTTTCTATAGGCATCATTTCATTATAAAGCAGCACATCACGCGGTAAGCGATCGGCAATTTTGGCAATATTATATTTATGACTATTAATTAAAATTTGCTGCATTTTCCAACTTGTCCAACTAGCAAGTCCACCTAATCCCAAAGCAGAAACTAAAGCAATCCCTAAAATTAGGCGTAACCGTAGCGAAAAAATATCAAACTTCTGCCAAATTTTACTATTTTGTTTCACTTTAATATTAATTGAAAAATCAAAATTCAAAATATCCTCTTAGCCCCCCCTTGTTAAGGGGGGTTGGGGGGATATAATATGTTTCTTACGTTAAAATTAATTGGTTTTAGGCAAACTAGCATAACCAAAAGTAACATTAAACTTGCGACACCAGATAGCCACAGAGTTAAAATCAGCTAAATTCACATTTTTAGGTAAAGCATAACGTTGAGAACCTTTGATGTTTTGTAACTTTGCAACACTCACATATTCTTGTTCTTTGAGAGATTTAGAAGGTACATTACCACGATGGAGAATTACAACTAAATCTGGACCACTATCAGTTTTAAAACTTTGATTAAATTGTAAATAGCTAATTCCATTGTCACTAATAACGCTCACTTTTCCCTGAGTGCTATGTTCCAGAGTCTTAAAGTTTCCAGACTCTACTACTGAAGTAGTGACATTTCTCACAGACTCAGGCTTATTATCTATGGGAGTTGAAGTTACTTCCTTCCCACAGCTTACAGTGAGAAGGGTAAAGAGGGTAAAAATCGCTAAGTGTGGAAACTTCATAGTTTAACATCCTCAAATTTGTCTGTAAGGACAATTTAAAGCCTAATTTCTAGATTTAAATGAATTTAAGCTGAGAATTTATTTAATTTTTATTGAGAAAAAGCCAAGAAAATCACAAGTTATATCATGTCAGGTTGTGAGCAGAATCATTGATAATTTCCTTAAGGTATTTTCAGGAATTTCACGTATTATGTGAGTGATAATATCGTAATTTACCTGATTTTGGTTAGATAATTTTACAATTGTTAATTTAGGCATATTTTTTTGATATTTTTATTTATCAGAATCAGGATATCCAGGATTTGAGGATGTACAGAATGGGTTGATTTTTTGGGATTTGATGATTTTGTGGATTGGGGTTAGTGTTTGATATTTTTATTTGTCAGAATCAGGATATCCAGGATTTGAGGATGTACAGGATGGTTTATTTGTGAGTATCAGGATTTTTGGAATTTGAGGATGTACAAGATAATTTTTTCAACATTAGCAATCTATCAGATTTAGGAATAATTGATAACCTATTAAAAACAATCCAGAAAATCCTTAAATCCTGTACATCCTGATTCTGACAATTACCGCAAACCCTGACACACAAACCCACCCCAAAAATAAGGGGATGCAAAAAATATCAATAATCTGAGTCACATCTGCCGAATGTGGGTTATATATTTGTTTTATGAAATTTTGTATAATCTAATAATCAAACTCCACCCAATCCCCACTCCCCACTCCCCAATCCCCAATATTAGAGATAATTAAAAAATCAATAGTTTGAAAATGTCTATCAATAGCTGGCAGACTACAAATTTTAGCCCCAATACTCAAATAAGCTTGTAAAATTTTGGGAATTTCCACATCATATATATCTGGGCAATTTTGATGAATTTCTAGAGAATATTCAACATTAGGAGTTACTAAAATATTCGGATGTAGCCAATGATTACACAGAAAATAATTATAGGCACAAACTGCTTGCTGAGTACATTGTGTTAACAAAGATGCACAACCGAAAAAATATTGATTACCAGTAGAAATCAGATAATTAGCTAATCCTTGCCAAAGTAATAAAAGAGTATAACTATTGCGATATTCTTTAGCTATACAAGCACGTCCAATTTCTACAGATGACTGAAGTACAAAATCGGGAATTTGAGACAGATTAAATATATCAGCAGCATCAAACCCTAAACCTTTAGCAGCCATTGTATAGGTTTGCATTCGATATGTACCAATTGTTGCACCCGTATCTTTAGCAATGAGAAGTAAATGATGGCAAACATCATCAAATTTATCTCGATCCATCCCGGCAAAATTAGAACTCGAAAATCCCAAACCCAGTTCTAGATTAAAAACCTGAAAACGTAAGCGGAAAACAGATTCTAACTCTTCCTCAGTTGTAGCAAGTCGCAGGATATACTTTTCACTTTGCAAGACCGGAAATTCAGAAAGATATAATGGGGAATTGATGCGATTGTGATACATTTACATCAGGTTTCCTACCTAAATTTGGGAAAAATCTTACTCAGATTTAGAGCAGACAAAATAGATAGATAATACAGCAGATTGCAGATCAATGAGGCTTCCGTGAGCGTCAGCGGATAGCTTGCGTGGCGTAGCCCTACGGTACAGAATCTAAATTGAAACCTATACACAAAGCCACTTTTACTCCTGACTCCTGACTTCTGCTGTATGTCTTTGCTCAATAATTGGGGGGCGGACTACCATATCGCTAACGATTTTACGCCATTTGAGGGTCGGCACTAACCTAGTTACCCCAGATTATTTAGCCATTACGATCATATATATAGGGCTTGCTGAATAAATTGGAAAACTTTACAGGTAAAAGGTTTGAGGCATTTTGACTTTCAAAAAGTGCAAGATTTTATGGCGTGGGAACTTGAAAACCTTGCATTTCAGTTTGATTCCCAGTAAAAATTGCTCCCATCCAACTCTTGAAACTGTTCCCTGTTCCCTGTTAAGAGTTCCCTGTCTCCACGACAAGACTTTTTCAGCAAACCCTATATACATGAATGATTATTAGGCTTAGATTGCTTTTATTATGAACATTAGTAGAAATAAAATCTGGCAATAAGATACAAATTTATCTAATTCACAATTTAAATTTTCTGTCAATAGAAATTAGTTGATAAAGTCAAGATAATTTCAGAAAACCTCTTGCAAAAGGTTAAAGGTTCCAGGGTAAGAGTGTTCCAAGAAATAAAATGCCCCGTCATGCTGTAGCTTGCTTCCCGCAGAGTACCGAGTGAAGTATATTGGAGATTTTCCACTACACTACGTTTCGCTCAAAAGGACAATTCTGGCTCATTTTTTATTTGGAATACTCCAAAGGAAAATTCTCCTCCTTACCCCTGACCCTTTCCCTGAGTTCTGCAAGAAGTTTAATTACGGTGATTATTGGTGTAGCGAACCCTTGTACCAGCCCAAAGTAACTTCTCTCGCAGCGTCTGATAATATGAATTATTTGCCCGCAGAATAATGAATTTAGCGCGACAATCAGCCATCCGCACATCAACACGGTGTCCAGGCCAAATTGAGGTAGATAATACCCCATCCATCCATAATTTAGTGCTTAAATCGTAATCCCCCAAAGGCCAAATACTGACCACCGAACCAGGGGGTAAAACCAGGGGACGACTAGAAAGACTCATCGGACAAATAGGAGTGATAGTAATAGCCTCCATGCCATCGTGCATGATAGGACCATTAGCCGAAACAGTATAACCAGTAGAACCTGTAGGCGTGGAAACAATCAACCCATCCCCCACATACTGATCAACTACCTCACCGTCGATTTCCATTTCTAGAATAGAGGTAATCATGCGGTCAGCAGAAGCGGGTTTAACACAAAACTCGTTTAAAGCGAGGTAATGTTCAGTCACAGGTTCTAAATTTGTCCGATGACCTTCATATACAGCCGCTTGCAACATCATCCGTCGTTGGAGAGCATAGCGATCTTCAAATAGCCTATCCCAAACTCGTTCTGGCTCTTGAAACTCATCCATTGACTCAGTTAAAAACCCCAAATGACCTCCCACATTCACCCCCAGAATGGGGATGCCAGATGAAGCTAAATGTCTGGCACCGGTTAAAACAGTACCATCACCACCAAGTACCAAAGCTAGATCAATAGGTTGGCTTGCGGATGCCAAAAACACTGGATAGGGGTTGTCTTTAGGTCCGCTAGGTCCAACCAAAACTTGGCACTGACGGTCTTCTAGTTGTTTAGCACAGAGTTCAGCCCAGCGTTTACTCTGGGAGTCTCGCGCTTTATAAGCAATGATTACCTGCTTGAGTTGCACGCACTGTTACCACTTCAGGAGATTAAACTGCTCCATATCGACGGTATCACGGTTGCGATAAATAGCAAGTACAATCGCTAAACCCACCGCCGCTTCAGCAGCTGCCACGGTAATCACAAAAACAGTGAAAACCTGACCTTTAATTAATGTTGAGTCAAGAAAGTTGGAAAATGCCATTAAATTCAGATTAACAGCATTCAGCAATAACTCAATTGACATTAGCACCCGCACCGCGTTACGGCTGGTAATTAGGCCATAGATGCCGATGCAAAACAAAGCTGCTGCTAGTAATAAAAAGTATTGAAGTTGCATAATTTGGTAGTTGGTAATTGGTGATTGGTGATTGGTGATTAGTGATTGGCTTATTTACCTCCCCATCTCCTCTGCTCCCCATCTCCCCTGCTCCCCTGCCTCTACCTATTCCTCAGTTTCAGTACCGCTACCAGTTGATACCAGTTCTCTGGGGCGTTCTGGCAAGGTTAAGATCGTTTGTTGCAAGTCAGAAGGGGTGAGTTGGTCTGGTAAATATTCCCGACGTGCCAAAATAATTGCTCCTACCATTGCCATCAGCAACAACACGGAAGCTAATTCAAAGGGCAGTAAAAAGTCAGTGAAGAAATGTTCACCAATTAAAACTATAGAATTTTGACCAGCTACAGGTGCAGAAGAATAAGCCCAAGGTGTTGCCAGTACCATCGTACTTAAGAGGGCAAACAGTCCTATGCTCACCACACCTGTAATTATTTTCCGCACCCCAGCACTAGGTAAAGGTGAAAAATCCTGACGTTTGTTTACCAACATAATGGCGAACAGAATCAAGACGTTAATTGCACCCACATAAATCAGAATTTGTGCTGATGCTACAAAATCACCATTTAGCAATAGGTACAGTCCGGCCATGCTGATGAATACACCACCGAGCAAAAAGGCAGAATAGACAATGTTAGAAAACAGCACTACACCGAGTGCTGCCCCAATCATCATCACACCCAATATGCCAAATGAAACAACTTGTACTCCTTCCGCTAGATTCACTTTATTTTGTCCTTTGTCAGTTGTTAGTTGTCAGTGGAAGAAGGCAAAAGGCAAAAGGCAAAAGGCAAGAGTGTTTTAATTGATATTTCCTCTGTTCCCTGTTTCCTGTTCCCTGTTCCCCGTTCCTAATGACTAATTTACTTTTCTGTTTCTACAAGGTCTTCGGGACGGGAACCAGCACGAGGCGCATCTGCGGGGACTCCGTGGGGTTCCATAACGCCTTTGGGTAGGTAAACCAGTTCTCGCAGTGGTGTCACCATTGGATCGTCTGTAACTTTGTAAGGCAGTCGTCCTAATGCTACGCTGTCGTAGTTCAATTCATG contains:
- the arsS gene encoding arsenosugar biosynthesis radical SAM (seleno)protein ArsS (Some members of this family are selenoproteins.); translation: MIQTEITPFLEKISSPLTKKEINVLQINLGKRCNLACNHCHVEAGPQRTEELSLEICLELIDFLFKFPEIKIVDLTGGAPEMNYGFKPLVEAARLAGKQVIVRSNLTIFFVESFGYLPEFFAKNQVRVVASLPCYLADNVDKMRGNGVFDDSIKALQWLNKLGYGKDPNLILDLVYNPQLPKDDKFSLTPEQTNLEIAYKTFLQEHFDIVFNNLFTITNLPVGRTKLHLERKKLYSSYLQFLESQFNPDTVENLMCRDEISVDYLGNLYDCDFNQMMNLPAKTKNGKTLTISTLLKAGSLDLISEVQTSDYCYGCTAGCGSSCGGALV
- a CDS encoding DHH family phosphoesterase — encoded protein: MYLNSPVTQFESFSLTTEPNGEEVEIDKDSMELPPITRPSLPAANGDGGTYLAQRGNSLAVQKSEELQKTLLAHRHERHLVILQDFPDPDALSCAWAYQLIAQQYDIKCEIIYAGTLSHQENIALVKLTNLPAQRWTMQTLKSKDLLSYQGFVLIDNQGTTSGLLPAVQQAGVPLVVLVDHHSVQGELKAEFVDVRPYVRATATIFTQYLQAGLLTLDSSISQHIKCATALMHGLRSDTNRLMQAQEEDFMAAAYLSKFYDAQLLNAILQANRSKRVMDVIERSLKNRIVQNNFSIAGVGYLRYDDRDAIPQAADFLVTEENVHTAVVYGIVHDEDDELEVVIGSLRTTKLTLDPDEFIKEAFGQDSTGRFFGGGRTGAGGFEIPMGFLSGGNENSVYAKIKWEVFDSQIKQKLLKLVNPKDNPI
- a CDS encoding ATP-binding protein, which gives rise to MKQNSKIWQKFDIFSLRLRLILGIALVSALGLGGLASWTSWKMQQILINSHKYNIAKIADRLPRDVLLYNEMMPIETSLQKAINNLTSKDTFLWVKGADHKIIAKSNNWHLLSDETASQLMSLTEMLVKPELGKVSQRYFILCSGTLPGNGKVLGKLFVVQDVTSEQIMFMAMVRSLAIASILVIIVICVVIAFYIQHSLQPLRQLNQMTAVISLSDLGQAQLYLKNAPTEVKELANTFNMMLSRLAQSWEQERQFVSNVSHELRTPLTIVNGYLQSVLRRQNNLNPHQLEALETASLETERTIRLLQDLLDLARADSGYLHLRKELCLLNDLVAEVVSMAEKYSGRVIKIESINREIEAIIDYNRLKQVLINLIDNAVKYSAADTPVIIKLNLQSEEVIIQVCDHGFGIPLQHQSRIFERFYRVDEARTSTTGGSGLGLSIVKTFVESMGGKVSVRSRLGEGSIFTISLPAAPLPIKV
- a CDS encoding NADH-quinone oxidoreductase subunit J yields the protein MNLAEGVQVVSFGILGVMMIGAALGVVLFSNIVYSAFLLGGVFISMAGLYLLLNGDFVASAQILIYVGAINVLILFAIMLVNKRQDFSPLPSAGVRKIITGVVSIGLFALLSTMVLATPWAYSSAPVAGQNSIVLIGEHFFTDFLLPFELASVLLLMAMVGAIILARREYLPDQLTPSDLQQTILTLPERPRELVSTGSGTETEE
- the arsM gene encoding arsenosugar biosynthesis arsenite methyltransferase ArsM, yielding MTYLETAAQFYSEVAQTPEVGLCCVQSTPLQLPGLKIPLVMQEMNYGCGTTVHTTELANQPTVLYVGVGGGLEALQFAYFSRRPGAVIAVEPVEAMREAARRNLEIAAQENPWFDTSFVEIRSGDAFNLPVADASVDVVAQNCLFNIFEPADLTRALKAAYRVLKPGGRLQMSDPIATSPIPPHLQQDEQLRAMCLSGALTYQEYTELIINAGFGQIEIRARRPYRLLDKQTYNLQKNLLLESLDSVAFKVQIPEDGACIFTGKTAIYAGTETFFDDAAGHILQRGIPAAVCDKTAAKLASLKPTEIMVTDSTWHYDGGGCC
- a CDS encoding GNAT family N-acetyltransferase; amino-acid sequence: MYHNRINSPLYLSEFPVLQSEKYILRLATTEEELESVFRLRFQVFNLELGLGFSSSNFAGMDRDKFDDVCHHLLLIAKDTGATIGTYRMQTYTMAAKGLGFDAADIFNLSQIPDFVLQSSVEIGRACIAKEYRNSYTLLLLWQGLANYLISTGNQYFFGCASLLTQCTQQAVCAYNYFLCNHWLHPNILVTPNVEYSLEIHQNCPDIYDVEIPKILQAYLSIGAKICSLPAIDRHFQTIDFLIISNIGDWGVGSGDWVEFDY
- a CDS encoding DM13 domain-containing protein, with amino-acid sequence MKFPHLAIFTLFTLLTVSCGKEVTSTPIDNKPESVRNVTTSVVESGNFKTLEHSTQGKVSVISDNGISYLQFNQSFKTDSGPDLVVILHRGNVPSKSLKEQEYVSVAKLQNIKGSQRYALPKNVNLADFNSVAIWCRKFNVTFGYASLPKTN
- a CDS encoding NAD(+) kinase, with translation MQLKQVIIAYKARDSQSKRWAELCAKQLEDRQCQVLVGPSGPKDNPYPVFLASASQPIDLALVLGGDGTVLTGARHLASSGIPILGVNVGGHLGFLTESMDEFQEPERVWDRLFEDRYALQRRMMLQAAVYEGHRTNLEPVTEHYLALNEFCVKPASADRMITSILEMEIDGEVVDQYVGDGLIVSTPTGSTGYTVSANGPIMHDGMEAITITPICPMSLSSRPLVLPPGSVVSIWPLGDYDLSTKLWMDGVLSTSIWPGHRVDVRMADCRAKFIILRANNSYYQTLREKLLWAGTRVRYTNNHRN
- a CDS encoding response regulator transcription factor, with the protein product MTHILLVEDEVKLARFIELELNYEGYQVSVAYDGLTALTAARELNLDLIILDWMLPGVSGLEICRRLRSTGDKVPIILLTAKDEVSDRVAGLDAGADDYVVKPFSVEELLARVRAHLRRSKETDSADILTFEDLSLNRLTREVYRGQRLIELTAKEFDLLDYLLTHPRQVITRDRILEEVWGYDFMGDSNIIEVYIRYLRLKLEANNEKRLLQTVRGVGYVLRD
- the nuoK gene encoding NADH-quinone oxidoreductase subunit NuoK, which encodes MQLQYFLLLAAALFCIGIYGLITSRNAVRVLMSIELLLNAVNLNLMAFSNFLDSTLIKGQVFTVFVITVAAAEAAVGLAIVLAIYRNRDTVDMEQFNLLKW